Below is a window of Picosynechococcus sp. PCC 7002 DNA.
GCCCCTACAATGGAGAATGATTTTATCCACGATTTTAACCAGCTTATGAGCGAGCACCACCCGGAAAAAAGATACGAAGGTAAGGCAAAAATTCTCTACAGCACCGCCGACTCTGATGTTCTCCTCACCTATTTTAAAGATGACGCCACCGCCTTTAATGCCCAGAAAAAAGGCACCATCCAGGGTAAAGGGGAAATGAACTGCACCATTGCCGCTGCCCTCCTCCAATGGCTGGAAACCCAGGGTATTCCGACCCACTTTATCGAACAAACGAAAGCCGATGAAATGCTCGTTAAAGCAGTTAAAATTCTGCCGGTAGAAGTGGTTGTGCGCAATATTGCGGCGGGTAGTCTTTGTAAACAAACGGGTTTGGCCCAGGGCACAGTTCTCCCCCAACCCCTCGTGGAGTTTTATCTCAAGGATGATAACCTCGGTGATCCGCTCTTGACCCGCGATCGCCTTATGCTGCTTCAGATCGTCACCGCCGAGCAACTGGCCCAACTCCAGGACTATGCCCTGCGGATCAATGGTCTGATGCAAGGCTTTTTTGCGCGCTGTCAGATTACCCTGGTGGATTTTAAAATCGAGTTTGGCACCGACAAAACAGGGACAATTCTTTTGGCCGACGAAATTAGTCCCGACACCTGCCGCCTGTGGGATCAAACCGAAACAGACCCCAACCTGCGGGTGATGGATAAAGACCGCTTCCGTCAAGACCTCGGTAACA
It encodes the following:
- the purC gene encoding phosphoribosylaminoimidazolesuccinocarboxamide synthase → MSEHHPEKRYEGKAKILYSTADSDVLLTYFKDDATAFNAQKKGTIQGKGEMNCTIAAALLQWLETQGIPTHFIEQTKADEMLVKAVKILPVEVVVRNIAAGSLCKQTGLAQGTVLPQPLVEFYLKDDNLGDPLLTRDRLMLLQIVTAEQLAQLQDYALRINGLMQGFFARCQITLVDFKIEFGTDKTGTILLADEISPDTCRLWDQTETDPNLRVMDKDRFRQDLGNIENAYQTVQARVLAQVQQLQSLA